In Gemmatimonadales bacterium, a single genomic region encodes these proteins:
- a CDS encoding PorV/PorQ family protein — MRNRFVLIGVALLAVALVPGRPARAQGPVCGGTVGQCGQIPSDNTGYGTTAAEFLLLAPSARGASLGGAFAALTTDVSAVYYNPAGLSQMDHAGLMASTMNYVAGTKYAWAAVGFPMSGGARAIGVSVANFGFSSQPVYTVDDPTGSTGDVYSVSETVAGLTYSQQFSDRFSAGLTAKLINDQLGRASGNAVAVDFGTSFHAMIGGRPIRASFVIQNLGSTLGHSGQALTVNVSRTPPVGQDSVPQEPATAQFTTKDWPLPVTFRVGLAYDLFQTTAGRLSVLGEFTQPNNNNPGFNFGGEYNVALGSSGFSVAGRASVTYWPDNNITPSDSAGFSSSVGGTSQYRMSAGGGVYYRPGNSGFGVGIDYAYRNMGLLGGVNMLTVGFTW, encoded by the coding sequence ATGCGTAATCGTTTCGTTCTGATTGGCGTCGCGCTGCTGGCCGTCGCGCTGGTTCCGGGTCGTCCGGCGCGGGCCCAGGGGCCGGTGTGCGGCGGTACCGTCGGGCAGTGCGGCCAGATCCCGTCCGACAATACGGGCTACGGCACCACGGCCGCCGAGTTTCTGCTGCTGGCTCCGTCGGCGCGCGGTGCGTCGCTCGGCGGCGCCTTTGCGGCGCTCACGACCGACGTGTCGGCGGTCTACTACAATCCGGCCGGCCTGTCGCAGATGGACCACGCCGGGCTGATGGCGTCCACGATGAACTACGTCGCGGGCACCAAGTACGCCTGGGCGGCCGTCGGATTCCCGATGAGCGGCGGCGCACGGGCCATCGGCGTCTCGGTGGCCAACTTCGGCTTCAGCAGCCAGCCGGTGTACACGGTGGACGATCCCACCGGGTCGACCGGTGACGTGTATTCGGTGAGCGAGACCGTCGCGGGGCTGACCTATTCGCAGCAGTTCTCCGACCGGTTCTCGGCGGGCCTCACGGCCAAGCTGATCAACGATCAGCTGGGCCGCGCGTCCGGCAACGCGGTGGCGGTCGACTTCGGCACCAGCTTCCACGCGATGATCGGCGGCCGCCCGATCCGGGCGTCGTTCGTGATTCAGAACCTGGGCTCCACGCTCGGACACAGCGGGCAGGCGCTGACGGTGAACGTGAGCCGGACGCCCCCGGTCGGGCAGGACTCGGTGCCGCAGGAGCCGGCGACCGCGCAATTCACCACCAAGGACTGGCCGCTGCCGGTGACCTTCCGGGTCGGGCTGGCGTACGACCTGTTCCAGACGACGGCCGGCCGCCTCTCGGTGCTGGGCGAGTTCACCCAGCCCAACAACAACAACCCCGGCTTCAACTTCGGCGGCGAGTACAACGTCGCCCTCGGCAGCAGCGGCTTTTCGGTCGCCGGTCGCGCCAGCGTCACCTACTGGCCCGACAACAACATCACGCCCTCGGACTCGGCCGGCTTCAGCAGCTCGGTCGGCGGGACGAGCCAGTACCGGATGTCTGCCGGCGGCGGCGTGTACTACCGTCCCGGGAATTCCGGCTTCGGGGTGGGCATCGACTACGCGTACCGGAACATGGGGCTCCTCGGGGGCGTGAACATGCTCACGGTGGGGTTCACCTGGTAG
- a CDS encoding GWxTD domain-containing protein, translating into MKMVKVALASAGLLLVAATPGGQSGGQPLTVSAVRFYSPASATTTIEGVCEVRLGAVASGVSQTVRYRVEVAVSDTTGLELQRSEWTREVPGAVARAAGATAVETFDFRAAPGRYRIVVRAVPEAGAAVERALDVSAYAVRPPLSDLLLASAVRAAGSDSAAAAAGEIQRGGLLLRTAPVPHLSPTEAMLSYYAEVYPWPGASLDGRLTAAVLGGAGRSLVRTAPRPVQFAPEGGAVRGSVDLSGLPPGAYVLQLAVALGDSTVVGEAPFVMGAPSTERAVAPAAGSDRFEGVSEAGLDSLYAPLVYLLEPGEQGVYEGLSVEGKRRFLREFWAKKDPTHGTGVNQPMEQFYALVGFANETFREGGAAQIPGWRTDRGRVFLRNGSWDDILRRPMASPLPYEVWRYTRGRQRYYVFLDRSGIGHYQLIGTNDRQETGLPNWPNMLDDASDYARHNYTDVARFLGITTLDVPQ; encoded by the coding sequence ATGAAGATGGTGAAGGTGGCGCTGGCGTCGGCCGGCCTTCTGCTGGTCGCAGCCACGCCGGGTGGACAGAGCGGCGGACAGCCGCTGACGGTCAGCGCGGTGCGGTTCTACTCGCCGGCCAGCGCGACCACGACAATCGAAGGGGTGTGTGAAGTGCGCCTCGGCGCGGTGGCGTCGGGCGTGAGTCAGACGGTGCGGTACCGGGTGGAGGTCGCGGTGTCGGACACCACCGGCCTCGAGCTCCAGCGCAGTGAGTGGACGCGGGAGGTGCCGGGCGCAGTGGCCCGGGCGGCGGGCGCAACGGCGGTCGAGACGTTCGACTTCCGGGCGGCGCCCGGGCGGTACCGGATCGTGGTGCGGGCGGTGCCGGAGGCGGGCGCGGCGGTCGAGCGGGCGCTGGACGTCAGCGCCTATGCGGTCCGCCCTCCGCTCTCGGACCTGCTGCTCGCGAGCGCCGTGAGGGCCGCGGGGTCGGACAGCGCGGCCGCGGCGGCCGGGGAGATCCAGCGAGGCGGGTTGCTGCTGCGGACCGCACCGGTCCCGCACCTCTCGCCGACCGAGGCGATGCTGTCGTACTACGCCGAGGTCTATCCCTGGCCGGGAGCCTCGCTCGACGGCCGGCTGACCGCGGCCGTGCTCGGCGGGGCCGGGCGCTCCCTGGTGCGGACGGCGCCCAGGCCGGTGCAGTTCGCGCCGGAGGGCGGCGCGGTGCGGGGCTCGGTGGACCTGTCGGGTCTGCCGCCCGGTGCCTACGTGCTGCAGCTGGCGGTTGCATTGGGCGACAGCACCGTGGTGGGCGAGGCTCCCTTCGTCATGGGGGCACCGAGCACCGAGAGGGCCGTGGCCCCCGCAGCCGGTTCTGACCGGTTCGAAGGCGTGAGCGAGGCCGGGCTCGATTCGCTGTACGCGCCGCTGGTCTATCTGCTCGAGCCGGGTGAGCAGGGCGTCTACGAGGGGCTGTCGGTTGAAGGGAAGCGGAGGTTCCTGCGCGAGTTCTGGGCCAAGAAGGACCCGACGCACGGGACCGGCGTGAACCAGCCGATGGAGCAGTTCTACGCGCTGGTGGGGTTCGCCAACGAGACGTTTCGCGAAGGCGGCGCCGCGCAGATTCCGGGGTGGCGCACCGATCGCGGAAGGGTGTTCCTGAGGAACGGCAGCTGGGACGACATCCTGCGGCGTCCCATGGCGTCGCCGCTCCCTTACGAGGTGTGGAGATACACGCGGGGCCGGCAGCGGTACTACGTGTTCCTGGACCGGTCGGGGATCGGGCATTACCAGCTGATCGGCACCAACGACCGGCAGGAAACCGGGCTGCCGAACTGGCCCAACATGCTGGATGACGCGTCGGACTACGCGCGTCACAACTATACCGATGTGGCGCGGTTCCTCGGCATCACGACGCTGGACGTGCCACAGTAG
- a CDS encoding response regulator yields MDDDDDLADVLGRALARQGYVVHRSRAGNDAIASLPSLGALDAAVVDLVLPGAGGLDVVRSIRRAFPGCRVVALTGLAEPMMEQAFRDAGADVFLGKPVELAELFRALAARP; encoded by the coding sequence GTGGACGACGACGACGATCTCGCCGACGTCCTGGGGCGCGCGCTGGCGCGGCAGGGGTACGTCGTCCACCGCTCGCGCGCCGGCAACGATGCGATCGCTTCGCTCCCGAGCCTCGGGGCGCTGGATGCGGCCGTCGTGGACCTGGTGCTGCCGGGCGCCGGCGGGCTCGACGTCGTGCGCAGCATCCGGCGGGCATTCCCCGGTTGCCGGGTCGTGGCTTTGACCGGCCTCGCCGAGCCGATGATGGAGCAGGCGTTCCGGGACGCCGGCGCCGACGTCTTCCTCGGCAAGCCGGTGGAGCTGGCGGAGCTGTTTCGCGCCCTGGCAGCTCGACCCTAG
- a CDS encoding DUF420 domain-containing protein has product MGGLPPAHAVIATEDLPAVNATLNGVTAVLLSLGYAMIRRRRTLLHKACMLAAFGVSTVFLASYLWYHAHAGVKHFAGRGWIRPVYFAILITHTVLAAAVVPLALTTVYLGLWSRHPTHRRYARWTLPIWLYVSVTGVVVWLLLFRLSF; this is encoded by the coding sequence GTGGGTGGCCTCCCGCCGGCCCACGCGGTGATCGCGACGGAGGATCTTCCCGCCGTGAACGCCACGCTCAACGGCGTCACGGCGGTTTTGCTGTCGCTCGGCTATGCCATGATCCGGCGCCGGCGGACGCTGCTCCACAAGGCCTGCATGCTGGCGGCCTTCGGCGTCTCCACGGTCTTTCTCGCTTCGTATCTCTGGTACCACGCTCACGCCGGAGTGAAGCACTTCGCCGGCCGGGGCTGGATTCGGCCTGTCTACTTCGCTATCCTCATCACGCACACCGTGCTGGCAGCGGCGGTCGTGCCCCTGGCCCTGACAACCGTCTATCTCGGACTGTGGTCGCGACATCCCACGCATCGGCGCTACGCGCGATGGACCCTGCCCATATGGTTGTACGTGTCCGTGACCGGGGTCGTCGTCTGGCTGCTGCTCTTCCGGCTCTCCTTCTAG
- a CDS encoding ABC transporter permease, whose product MRNFLVAVGTLWQRELVRFYRQPSRLVGALAPPVLFWLLIGSGLGPSFHAPGGAAGTSYLAYFFPGVVILILLFTAIFSEISIIEDRREGFLQAVLVAPVPRASIVLGKVLGGTTLAVLQSALFLALGPAVGLRLASPGALAVLAAVLFLLAFGLTALAAAIAWWLDSTQGFHAIMNLFLIPMWLLAGTLFPVEGAPGWLGAVMRVNPLTYGVAALRRALSSAGATGPGFGVSLAVTAACAVLAFGAAVWVASRRPTR is encoded by the coding sequence GTGAGAAACTTCCTCGTCGCGGTGGGCACGCTGTGGCAGCGGGAGTTGGTCCGGTTCTACCGCCAGCCGAGCCGGCTGGTGGGCGCGCTCGCCCCGCCGGTGCTGTTCTGGCTGCTGATCGGCTCGGGGCTCGGACCCTCGTTCCACGCTCCCGGCGGGGCGGCGGGCACGAGCTACCTGGCCTACTTTTTTCCCGGAGTGGTGATCCTCATTCTCCTTTTCACCGCCATCTTCTCCGAGATCTCGATCATCGAGGACCGGCGCGAGGGGTTCCTGCAGGCGGTGCTCGTCGCGCCCGTGCCGCGCGCGAGCATCGTGCTCGGCAAGGTGCTCGGCGGCACCACGCTGGCGGTGCTGCAGAGCGCGCTGTTCCTGGCGCTGGGACCGGCGGTCGGACTGAGGCTCGCCTCTCCGGGCGCGCTGGCCGTGCTGGCGGCGGTGCTGTTTTTGCTCGCCTTCGGCCTCACGGCGCTCGCCGCCGCCATCGCCTGGTGGCTCGACTCCACCCAGGGCTTTCACGCCATCATGAACCTGTTCCTGATCCCGATGTGGCTCCTGGCGGGCACGCTGTTTCCCGTTGAAGGCGCGCCGGGCTGGCTCGGCGCCGTGATGCGGGTGAACCCGCTCACGTACGGCGTGGCCGCCTTGCGGCGCGCGCTTTCGTCCGCCGGCGCCACGGGGCCCGGCTTCGGCGTTTCGCTCGCCGTCACGGCGGCGTGCGCGGTCCTGGCGTTCGGTGCCGCTGTGTGGGTGGCCTCCCGCCGGCCCACGCGGTGA
- a CDS encoding ABC transporter ATP-binding protein has protein sequence MRPDGPGLTEPAVGVRGLRHRFGAREALAGISFDVAQGELVALLGPNGSGKTTLFRILSTALLPTGGAAEVFGADVARQPGLARRRMGVVFQAPSLDRKLTAAENLRHQGRLYCLGGRDLEERIKAALERVGLAGRAGERVERLSGGLARRVELAKGMLHRPGLLLLDEPTTGLDPSARRGFWSYLDLVRRETGATAVVTTHLLDEAGRGDRIALLDEGRLVALGAPAALTAEIGGDVITVRTADPERLAGAVAARFGCPAAVVEGAVRIEVARGHDLVPRLVEAFPEAILGLTLGKPTLDDVFVHRTGRHLHAGDGGDGA, from the coding sequence GTGCGCCCTGATGGCCCTGGGCTGACCGAGCCCGCGGTCGGCGTTCGCGGCCTGCGGCACCGCTTCGGCGCGCGCGAGGCGCTGGCCGGCATCTCCTTCGACGTCGCGCAGGGCGAGCTGGTCGCCCTGCTGGGACCCAACGGCAGCGGCAAGACGACGCTGTTCCGCATCCTCTCGACCGCGCTCCTGCCCACCGGCGGAGCGGCCGAGGTTTTCGGTGCCGACGTGGCGCGGCAGCCCGGGCTGGCCCGGAGGCGGATGGGGGTCGTGTTCCAGGCCCCGAGCCTCGACCGCAAGCTCACGGCCGCCGAGAACCTCCGGCACCAGGGGCGGCTCTACTGCCTGGGAGGCCGGGACCTCGAGGAGCGGATCAAGGCCGCGCTCGAGCGGGTCGGGCTCGCCGGCCGCGCGGGCGAGCGCGTGGAGCGGCTTTCCGGCGGCCTGGCCCGCCGCGTCGAGCTGGCCAAGGGCATGCTCCACCGCCCCGGGCTCCTGCTGCTCGACGAGCCGACGACCGGGCTCGACCCCTCCGCGCGACGGGGGTTCTGGTCCTACCTGGACCTGGTCCGCCGCGAGACGGGGGCCACTGCCGTGGTCACCACCCATCTGCTCGACGAGGCCGGGCGGGGAGACCGGATCGCCTTGCTCGACGAAGGCCGCCTGGTCGCCCTGGGCGCGCCCGCGGCGCTGACGGCGGAGATCGGCGGCGACGTCATCACCGTGCGGACCGCCGACCCGGAGCGGCTGGCCGGCGCCGTCGCGGCCCGGTTCGGATGTCCGGCCGCGGTGGTCGAGGGGGCGGTGCGCATCGAGGTCGCGCGAGGACACGACCTGGTGCCCCGACTGGTGGAGGCGTTTCCCGAAGCGATCCTCGGCCTCACGCTGGGCAAGCCGACGCTGGACGACGTCTTCGTGCACCGCACGGGCCGTCACCTGCATGCGGGCGACGGAGGCGACGGCGCGTGA
- the cyoE gene encoding heme o synthase: MTALSGGAAVAPPPPAPVPTPAPAAPGRRRLAAFFTLTKPEITFNVVLTALVGFLAAAHGAVDVLALLRTLLGTALVAGAASTLNQWVERDLDAVMKRTVRRPLPSGRLTPRESLAFGAVLGVAGTAYLAAAVTPLAALLAALTAASYLLVYTPLKRLTSLATVVGAVPGAIPPMIGWAAARGRLDPGAWVLFLILFFWQMPHFLALAALYRKDYARAGFRVLSVEDPGGASTGRQSVLYALALLVVSLLPTPLGMAGPLYFFGALALGGGFVYYGVRLAASPGNHACATFLFRYSLIYLPALCALMALG; the protein is encoded by the coding sequence ATGACCGCGCTTTCCGGCGGCGCGGCGGTCGCGCCTCCGCCCCCCGCCCCGGTCCCTACCCCGGCGCCGGCCGCCCCCGGCCGCCGCAGGCTCGCCGCGTTCTTCACGCTCACCAAGCCCGAGATCACGTTCAACGTGGTGCTGACCGCGCTGGTGGGCTTCCTCGCCGCGGCCCACGGCGCGGTGGACGTGCTGGCTTTGCTCCGCACCCTGCTCGGGACCGCGCTCGTGGCCGGCGCCGCCAGCACCCTCAACCAGTGGGTCGAGCGCGACCTCGACGCGGTGATGAAGCGGACGGTGCGCCGGCCGCTGCCCTCCGGCCGGCTGACGCCGCGGGAGAGCCTCGCCTTCGGCGCCGTACTCGGCGTCGCGGGCACGGCCTACCTGGCCGCCGCCGTGACTCCGCTGGCCGCCCTGCTCGCCGCCCTCACGGCCGCGAGCTACCTGCTCGTCTACACGCCCCTGAAGCGGCTCACCTCGCTCGCGACGGTGGTCGGCGCGGTGCCGGGGGCCATCCCGCCCATGATCGGTTGGGCGGCGGCCCGCGGCCGCCTGGACCCGGGCGCCTGGGTGCTGTTCCTGATCCTGTTCTTCTGGCAAATGCCGCATTTCCTCGCCCTGGCGGCGCTGTACCGCAAGGACTACGCGCGTGCCGGCTTCCGGGTGCTGTCGGTCGAGGACCCCGGCGGCGCCAGCACCGGTCGCCAGTCGGTGCTGTACGCGCTCGCGCTGCTGGTGGTGAGTCTCTTGCCCACGCCGCTCGGGATGGCCGGTCCGCTGTACTTCTTCGGCGCGCTGGCGCTGGGCGGCGGCTTCGTCTACTACGGCGTCCGGCTCGCCGCGAGCCCCGGCAATCACGCGTGCGCCACCTTCCTGTTCCGCTACTCCCTGATCTACCTGCCCGCCTTGTGCGCCCTGATGGCCCTGGGCTGA
- a CDS encoding COX15/CtaA family protein, which translates to MSGPDLLAYRPGLHRYAVGVACATAVLIFIGGLVTSTGSALAVPDWPLSYGQVFPRMTGGVLFEHGHRMAGATIGLLTIVLAVWLWRSEPRRWVRWLGLITLTAVSLQGVLGGLTVLRRLPLALAVSHAGLAQIVLCLTVTIALVTSAGWMEAPPRAPDAGAPSLRALTRVAVAVVYLQILVGAVVRHSGAGLAVPDFPLAFGRLWPAAGLMSTPVAYQLLHRAGALLVALCLIWTVAAAMRRHGSVPGLRRPALLLALLLAWQVYLGAAIIWTKRAVVPTTAHVLSGALVLATALVLALRATRLLAPLPSDRSSSPASTAA; encoded by the coding sequence GTGAGCGGGCCGGACCTCCTCGCGTACCGGCCCGGGCTGCACCGCTACGCGGTCGGGGTGGCGTGCGCCACCGCGGTGCTGATCTTCATCGGCGGCCTGGTCACCAGCACCGGCTCCGCGCTGGCCGTGCCCGACTGGCCGTTGTCGTACGGGCAGGTCTTTCCGCGGATGACCGGCGGGGTGCTGTTCGAGCACGGCCACCGGATGGCGGGCGCCACCATCGGCCTGCTGACGATCGTGCTGGCGGTGTGGCTGTGGCGGTCCGAGCCCCGCCGCTGGGTGCGCTGGCTGGGCCTGATCACGCTCACCGCGGTGTCGCTGCAGGGCGTCCTCGGCGGCCTGACGGTGCTGCGGAGGCTGCCGCTGGCCCTCGCCGTGTCGCACGCCGGCCTGGCACAGATCGTCCTGTGCCTCACGGTGACCATCGCCCTGGTGACGTCCGCCGGCTGGATGGAGGCCCCGCCGCGCGCGCCCGACGCCGGCGCGCCGTCGCTTCGTGCCCTGACGCGGGTGGCGGTCGCGGTGGTCTATCTGCAGATCCTGGTCGGGGCCGTGGTGCGCCACTCCGGCGCGGGTCTCGCGGTCCCCGACTTTCCGCTCGCGTTCGGGCGGCTGTGGCCCGCGGCGGGCCTGATGTCCACGCCGGTCGCCTATCAGCTGCTGCACCGCGCCGGCGCGCTGCTGGTGGCGCTGTGCCTGATCTGGACCGTCGCGGCCGCGATGCGGCGCCACGGCTCCGTGCCCGGCCTGCGCCGGCCCGCGCTGCTGCTCGCCCTGCTGCTCGCATGGCAGGTCTACCTGGGCGCGGCCATCATCTGGACGAAGCGCGCGGTCGTCCCCACCACGGCGCACGTCCTGTCGGGCGCGCTGGTGCTGGCGACGGCGCTGGTGCTGGCGCTGCGCGCGACGCGCCTGCTGGCGCCGCTGCCCTCGGACCGGAGCAGCTCCCCGGCCTCGACCGCGGCATGA